The DNA window TGGAGGCAGCCCGTTGGGGGTCAGACTGTTAAGGAACTCCGATGGATAGTAGTTATGTGGATCATCTACCACGAAGTCAAAACTGTGATACTCTGTCTCGCTGCCCTGGAACATATCAATCATTTTTATATTGATCATGTCAACCCAATCGTTACGTGTAGATAAAATCGCTCTTGTGGTGATGTAGTCTTTGTCCGCCATGTTTGCATTTAGATCTAGAAAGATGATGCCGATCAATCTATGAAGATCTTTCTCGGCATCGCTAGAGTACGGGACACAAATCTTGTCTGGAATATGTACATTACCATCTCCGTTAACCTCTTCCGTTCCACCACTAATGCACAATAGATAATCTGCAAACCATGGGTCACTCCGAGCCCTTATGTTGCGGACGAGCTTTAGGTGGTGCATAGATTCCCAAGATACGACCTACGTAGAGAAGCACCGACTATTTGAGCACGGGATCCTTTCCGCACAACAGGGAGGACCTGTCTGAAATCCCCACCAAGGACAACAGTGTTCCCGCCAAATGATAGGTCTAACCGGCCCATTATATCCCGTAGGCTATTGTCTAATGCTTCCATATTTTGCCTCTTTGACATAGATGCCTTGTCCCAAATTATGAGAGCTGCTTGCTGCAGCAACTTGGCAGTACCACTCAGTTTCGTGAAGCTACAACAACCACCCTCTTCAACAGTGAGGGATATATTGAAACGCGAGTGGGATGTCCTCCTGCCTGGCATTATGGACGCTGTGACTCCAGATGTAGCTGTAGCCACAGCAAGCTTGAAATGGCTACGTAGTTTTGCGAGAAGTGCCCTATACAAAAAGGTCTTTCCCGTCCCACCAGGTGCATCCACAAAGAACAGCCCACCTTGCTTGCTGTAGACAGCGGCCATTATCTCATTGTAGGCAGACCTTTGCTCGGCGTTGCGTGAGTCACACAATAGCACATCTTTGGGATTCTGCTCGACGCTAGCTTCCTCAAATATCTCACGATTATGGCTGGCATCGTTGTATGAGTGATCAATATCTGGAAGAGGAATGATCTTATGTCATTCCCCATAGATTGAAGCATATTTCTAATGTCTATCAAAACCATCTGTTGCACCAGATCCAGGGATGGATTATTGCGGCTATAGTCCTCTGACATTGCATCGTAGTGTTTTTTCAATAACCCCATCACATCATTTGGCTCACAGAATACCAATATTGCTGCAAATAGACTTCGCAGAGAGGAAGGTATCTAGAAGAAACTAGCTTCAGTTAGACATTCATCCAGTGCATTGTCTTCTTCGATTAGACCCCTCCTTTCTGTAGCTTCACAGAATGAAGGTAGTAGCACGCCATCAACCGTCCTGAGGTGTTCATATGAGGTAGCACTAGCAACATTGTTTAATAGAACACGAAGAAAGTAATGTTCTCCCTCAGCAGGATGAGCCGAGATGACTCTACCAACTTGGAAAATAGATTTTTTCCTTTTCTGCCAGGATTTACCATCAGGTTGCCATGTAAAATGCTACGGGAAGTCCCGATACAAGATTCTGCGGGCTTCCTCATGCTGCCTGTTTGCATCGAAGTATGCTGTCAGCATTGACTCCTCTACACCTAGCTAATTAACAATCCATTCGACCTTGTCCCATTTATGAAATGCCAACATGTGCATGTCGGGTAGATGAAGCTGCAGCTGCTGTACTGGTGGATGGTTCTTGCTCAAGTCAAAGCCATATATCCTCCACAGTGCTTCTAGAGGCGTCACCCACTGGGCGTCTCTatactgcttgatctcatcaatgtTCCCTTTCTCGTCTGCTTTGTCAGTCTCCCTCTTCACCACCAATGTCCTGTCATGTCCCTTGTATATGTACTTGAACAGATACTTTACTGATTTAATGTTCCCATAGGCCTCAACATTTATATGGCAGTTGAAGGTATGTAGCAGGCAAGGGTTGTAAGGCATGACCCATTGATTGTCCAGGTAATGGCCTCAAACTTTTTGCATACAACCGTCATTGCGCCGCCGATAGATGGGGTACGAATCCTTTCCCTGTGACAGTTGCCTCACAGAATGGGCGCGAGTAACGGTTCTTGCATGACCCGTGGCCCACCGTGCACAGACAATATGTATTAAGCATCTCACAAGGACCATGCATCATATGCTTCGTGGCCA is part of the Miscanthus floridulus cultivar M001 chromosome 9, ASM1932011v1, whole genome shotgun sequence genome and encodes:
- the LOC136479516 gene encoding ATP-dependent DNA helicase PIF1-like; protein product: MPYNPCLLHTFNCHINVEAYGNIKSVKYLFKYIYKGHDRTLVVKRETDKADEKGNIDEIKQYRDAQWVTPLEALWRIYGFDLSKNHPPVQQLQLHLPDMHMLAFHKWDKIIPLPDIDHSYNDASHNREIFEEASVEQNPKDVLLCDSRNAEQRSAYNEIMAAVYSKQGGLFFVDAPGGTGKTFLYRALLAKLRSHFKLAVATATSGVTASIMPGRRTSHSRFNISLTVEEGGCCSFTKLSGTAKLLQQAALIIWDKASMSKRQNMEALDNSLRDIMGRLDLSFGGNTVVLGGDFRQVLPVVRKGSRAQIVGASLRRSYLGNLCTT